The Geothrix sp. genome has a window encoding:
- the rimO gene encoding 30S ribosomal protein S12 methylthiotransferase RimO: MTKVGFMSLGCPKNLVDSEVMLGHLCLKGYQITPVLEEAQVLVVNTCGFIDAAKQESVEAILQAASMKKEGACEKLIVAGCLVERYRDELMAEMPEIDACLGTRDIEQIAEVIGAGAAFELNPNPDYLYTEASPRMLTTPKASAYLKISEGCDHACAFCVIPQLRGGQRSRSIESVVAEARNLVAQGVLEISLVGQDTTDYGRDFGDPDALEKLVRALGQVEGLRWFRIHYAYPNRLTDGLLHAIAETPNCARYLDMPLQHADAAILKAMARGGSRAQFLKLLEKVRRIVPGIAIRSNFIVGFPGEDDAAFEELKTFVKEARFDHVGVFTYSPEEGTSAFGLGDPIPKRTKESRKRRILEMQQKIAREKNQEKVGQVIEVLVEGAHEETDLLVKGRHAGQAPDIDGNVLLVDGAPKVNTIQRVRIVKAHAYDLIGEVEEGGLEASTAAYEAAFKTRRSTR; this comes from the coding sequence TTGACCAAAGTCGGTTTCATGTCCCTGGGCTGCCCCAAGAACCTGGTGGATTCGGAAGTCATGCTGGGCCACCTGTGCCTGAAGGGCTACCAGATCACCCCCGTGCTGGAAGAGGCCCAGGTGCTGGTGGTGAACACCTGCGGCTTCATCGATGCCGCCAAGCAGGAGAGCGTCGAGGCCATCCTCCAGGCCGCCTCCATGAAGAAGGAGGGCGCCTGCGAGAAGCTCATCGTGGCGGGCTGCCTGGTGGAGCGCTACCGGGACGAGCTGATGGCCGAGATGCCCGAGATCGACGCCTGCCTCGGCACCCGGGACATCGAGCAGATCGCCGAGGTGATCGGCGCCGGGGCCGCCTTCGAGCTCAATCCCAACCCCGACTACCTCTACACCGAGGCCAGCCCCCGGATGCTCACCACGCCGAAGGCCAGCGCCTACCTGAAGATCAGCGAGGGCTGCGACCACGCCTGCGCCTTCTGCGTGATCCCCCAGCTCCGCGGCGGCCAGCGCAGCCGCAGCATCGAGAGCGTCGTCGCCGAGGCCCGGAACCTCGTCGCCCAGGGCGTCCTCGAGATCAGCCTCGTGGGGCAGGACACCACGGACTACGGCCGCGACTTCGGCGATCCCGACGCCCTGGAGAAGCTGGTGCGCGCCCTGGGCCAGGTGGAGGGCCTGCGCTGGTTCCGCATCCACTACGCCTACCCGAACCGCCTCACGGACGGCCTCCTCCACGCCATCGCCGAGACACCGAACTGCGCCCGCTACCTGGACATGCCACTGCAGCACGCGGACGCCGCCATCCTCAAGGCCATGGCCCGCGGCGGCAGCCGCGCCCAGTTCCTGAAGCTGCTCGAGAAGGTGCGCCGCATCGTGCCGGGCATCGCCATTCGGTCCAACTTCATCGTGGGCTTCCCCGGCGAGGACGACGCCGCCTTCGAGGAGCTGAAGACCTTCGTGAAGGAGGCCCGCTTCGACCATGTGGGCGTCTTTACCTACAGCCCCGAGGAGGGGACTTCCGCCTTCGGCCTGGGCGACCCCATCCCCAAGCGCACCAAGGAATCCCGCAAGCGCCGCATCCTGGAGATGCAGCAGAAGATCGCCCGGGAGAAGAACCAGGAGAAGGTCGGCCAGGTCATCGAGGTGCTCGTGGAGGGCGCCCACGAGGAGACGGATCTCCTGGTCAAGGGCCGCCACGCGGGCCAGGCCCCGGACATCGACGGCAATGTGCTGCTGGTGGATGGTGCCCCGAAGGTCAACACCATCCAGAGGGTGCGCATCGTGAAGGCCCACGCCTACGACCTCATCGGCGAGGTCGAGGAGGGTGGCCTGGAAGCCAGCACCGCCGCCTACGAGGCCGCCTTCAAGACGAGGCGCTCAACCCGCTGA
- a CDS encoding CPBP family intramembrane glutamic endopeptidase: MTEAPSPAVPAPDAHRVNRAFAGVGAASGLAAWYYLFTFPLGLTSTIVMKAHPRLGLFLGFLALLAVVPGVLWVATSAWGGQWRKALPLTAVSWGVLIWTALCVLALIPLVVGWALIVDRLVGLPSLPNPMTSVGLLGLVFGAPLAEEVLCRGYGLARIRELAGDRRALLFTALVFALLHGSWVKLPGTFAIGLFLGWLVLRTGSLWPALVGHATNNGAVFVLSRWGPAAALETGRASWLLIVMLGAGGLACLAFLGSARVRERISGLSASS, encoded by the coding sequence ATGACGGAAGCCCCCAGCCCCGCCGTGCCTGCCCCTGACGCCCACCGCGTCAACCGGGCCTTCGCGGGCGTGGGGGCGGCCTCGGGTCTCGCAGCGTGGTACTACCTGTTCACCTTCCCCCTGGGGCTGACCTCCACCATCGTCATGAAGGCGCACCCCCGTCTGGGGCTCTTCCTGGGGTTTCTGGCCCTTCTCGCGGTGGTGCCCGGGGTCCTCTGGGTGGCGACCTCCGCCTGGGGTGGGCAGTGGCGGAAGGCGCTTCCTCTGACGGCCGTGAGCTGGGGGGTCCTGATCTGGACCGCCCTGTGCGTCCTGGCTCTCATTCCGCTGGTGGTGGGCTGGGCGCTGATCGTGGATCGACTCGTCGGCCTGCCCAGCCTTCCCAACCCCATGACCTCGGTCGGCCTGCTGGGCCTGGTGTTCGGAGCACCCCTCGCGGAGGAAGTCCTGTGCCGGGGTTACGGCCTGGCGCGAATCCGGGAACTTGCCGGGGATCGGCGGGCCCTGCTGTTCACGGCCCTCGTGTTCGCGCTGCTCCACGGCAGTTGGGTCAAGTTGCCGGGAACCTTCGCCATCGGGCTCTTCCTCGGCTGGCTGGTCCTCCGCACGGGGTCCCTGTGGCCCGCCCTCGTCGGACATGCCACCAACAACGGGGCCGTCTTCGTGTTGAGCCGGTGGGGCCCGGCGGCCGCCCTCGAGACCGGGCGCGCGAGCTGGCTCCTCATCGTCATGCTCGGGGCCGGGGGCCTGGCCTGCCTCGCCTTCCTGGGATCGGCCCGGGTCCGCGAGCGGATCAGCGGGTTGAGCGCCTCGTCTTGA
- a CDS encoding DUF5916 domain-containing protein: MRVPALTLLCLPLLAAQAPNPPRLAIPRLAQAPSMGRDADLSTWKEALVLTEFGMIMPDDKGENRWPTIVHVGWGPDALYVAVEAKDPEPAKIHAARHMRDTNNGDFDFVGVDLDPSGKGQSIARFFVTPLGGQIDEIMTDSTGENASYDCLWDSTGVLTPDGYVVKMRIPYSSLRRRPGDWAFRILRVIPRERRYGISWPRMSKDVQCDICQMARVSGAPVDKPGSPFLLIPFATYARTQSLETDPAARPESKTRLGMDLRYATTALTFEGTYRPDFATADADVDPLQINSRFRVFYPERRPFFLEGMDLLSPPSAQRQFFSRSIQSPLYGLKVSGQDSLASWTVLHAKDQDGGLMLSANGARGVDGLPTRDTAAALRLQLDGRGSGLSFLGTDKRLQGGPDSTGGQSGGIYLDQYLGSEFHVIGSAMSATSRLPQADGGILSQRGTSTSAELDWNTRHWFASAVNQTTSPGLVLVSGFTDLRGYRQQTGTFGWQGTWNGGRFSQANASLRGRRLTWWNGNPFDRAVGLSAYVETADRWAWSVDWDIAGRTWADDEVTSNATRNINMALSWKKLSWAQLLARVIQGRTIDLATGAPARIHTTSFSSRGAVGDVCYDLTAQRTELNRESDDLRLVRARKLTTTATYQMPRFFYLKAQAFVVRYDGSEIDGVDKFLKAFLGWQPNAFTNAYVGWSGQRRRDPLAILPTERMVERGLFAKLAWAMQF, from the coding sequence ATGCGTGTTCCGGCCCTGACCCTTCTGTGCCTGCCCCTCCTGGCCGCTCAGGCGCCCAACCCGCCCCGCCTCGCCATCCCCCGGCTGGCCCAGGCGCCCTCCATGGGCCGCGACGCGGATCTCTCGACCTGGAAGGAGGCCCTGGTCCTCACCGAGTTCGGCATGATCATGCCGGACGACAAGGGCGAGAACCGCTGGCCCACCATCGTCCATGTGGGCTGGGGCCCCGATGCGCTCTATGTGGCCGTGGAGGCCAAGGACCCTGAACCCGCGAAGATCCATGCCGCCCGGCATATGCGCGACACCAACAACGGCGACTTCGACTTCGTGGGCGTGGACCTGGATCCCTCCGGCAAGGGCCAGAGCATCGCCCGCTTTTTCGTGACACCTCTGGGTGGCCAGATCGACGAGATCATGACCGACAGCACCGGGGAGAACGCCTCCTACGACTGTCTCTGGGATTCCACCGGCGTGCTGACCCCGGACGGCTATGTCGTGAAGATGCGCATCCCCTACAGCAGCCTGCGCCGGCGGCCGGGCGACTGGGCCTTCCGCATCCTGCGCGTCATCCCCCGGGAGCGGCGCTACGGCATCTCCTGGCCCCGCATGAGCAAGGATGTGCAGTGCGACATCTGCCAGATGGCCCGGGTCTCCGGTGCTCCGGTGGACAAGCCCGGTTCCCCCTTCCTGCTGATCCCCTTCGCCACCTATGCCCGCACGCAGTCGCTGGAAACCGACCCGGCCGCGCGCCCCGAATCCAAGACCCGCCTGGGCATGGATCTCCGCTACGCCACCACGGCCCTGACCTTTGAGGGCACCTACCGTCCTGACTTCGCCACGGCGGACGCGGATGTGGACCCGCTCCAGATCAACAGCCGCTTCCGGGTGTTCTACCCCGAGCGGCGGCCCTTCTTCCTGGAGGGCATGGATCTCCTCTCCCCGCCCTCCGCCCAGCGGCAGTTCTTCAGCCGCTCCATCCAGAGCCCCCTCTACGGCCTCAAGGTTTCAGGCCAGGATTCGCTGGCCAGCTGGACCGTGCTCCACGCCAAGGATCAGGATGGTGGCCTCATGCTGAGCGCCAACGGTGCCCGGGGCGTGGACGGGCTGCCCACCCGCGACACGGCGGCCGCGCTGCGCCTTCAGCTGGACGGGCGGGGCTCGGGCCTGTCCTTCCTCGGCACCGACAAGCGCCTGCAGGGCGGGCCGGATAGCACCGGAGGTCAGAGCGGCGGCATTTACCTGGATCAGTACCTGGGCTCCGAGTTCCATGTCATCGGCAGCGCCATGAGCGCCACCTCGCGCCTGCCCCAAGCCGACGGCGGCATCCTCTCCCAGCGAGGGACCTCCACCTCGGCCGAGCTGGACTGGAACACCCGCCATTGGTTCGCCTCAGCCGTCAACCAGACCACCAGCCCCGGCCTCGTACTGGTATCGGGCTTCACGGACCTCCGGGGTTACCGCCAGCAGACCGGGACCTTCGGGTGGCAAGGCACCTGGAATGGCGGACGATTCTCCCAGGCCAACGCCAGCCTGCGTGGACGGCGCCTCACCTGGTGGAACGGCAATCCCTTCGACCGCGCCGTGGGCCTGAGCGCCTATGTGGAGACGGCCGATCGCTGGGCCTGGAGCGTGGACTGGGACATCGCGGGGCGCACCTGGGCCGATGACGAGGTGACCTCCAACGCCACCCGCAACATCAACATGGCCCTGAGCTGGAAGAAGCTCAGCTGGGCCCAGCTGCTGGCGCGGGTCATCCAGGGGCGCACCATCGACCTGGCCACCGGCGCCCCGGCGCGCATCCACACCACCAGCTTCAGCTCCCGCGGCGCCGTGGGGGATGTCTGCTACGACCTGACAGCCCAGAGGACGGAGCTGAACCGCGAATCCGACGACCTGCGGCTCGTGCGGGCCCGGAAGCTGACCACCACGGCCACCTACCAGATGCCGCGCTTCTTCTACCTGAAGGCCCAGGCCTTCGTGGTGCGGTACGACGGCTCGGAGATCGACGGCGTGGACAAGTTCCTCAAGGCCTTCCTGGGCTGGCAGCCCAATGCCTTCACCAACGCCTATGTGGGCTGGTCCGGCCAGCGGCGTCGGGATCCCCTCGCCATCCTCCCCACCGAACGGATGGTGGAGCGGGGGCTCTTCGCCAAACTGGCCTGGGCCATGCAGTTCTGA
- a CDS encoding ABC transporter ATP-binding protein — MLQFRNLTRAYELGGERAGVFGVTLAVPKGCLAVLAGPSGSGKTTLLQLAGLLDQPDEGAVLLDGQEVSSLSERERCDLRLRRLGFVFQAFNLVPVLSALENAMLPLQLQGIAETEARRRAAAALDRVGLTDRLHHRPGQLSGGQQQRVAIARALAPDPLLVLADEPTASLDHAHGGPLMDLMADLAAERGATFLVASHDPAVIARANHIFRLMDGKLVGEENR, encoded by the coding sequence ATGCTGCAGTTCCGCAACCTGACCCGCGCCTACGAACTCGGCGGCGAGCGCGCCGGCGTGTTCGGCGTGACGCTGGCGGTGCCGAAAGGCTGCCTGGCTGTGCTGGCGGGGCCCAGCGGAAGCGGCAAGACCACCCTGCTCCAGCTGGCGGGCCTGCTGGATCAGCCCGACGAGGGCGCCGTCCTCCTGGATGGACAGGAGGTGTCCAGCCTCTCTGAGCGGGAGCGCTGCGATCTCCGCCTGCGGCGCCTGGGCTTCGTGTTCCAGGCCTTCAACCTGGTGCCGGTGCTGTCTGCCCTGGAAAACGCGATGCTGCCCCTGCAGCTCCAGGGCATCGCCGAGACAGAGGCCCGCCGCCGCGCCGCCGCTGCCCTGGACCGCGTGGGGCTCACGGACCGCCTGCACCACCGCCCCGGCCAGCTGAGCGGCGGCCAACAGCAGCGGGTTGCCATCGCCCGCGCCCTGGCCCCGGATCCGCTCCTGGTGCTGGCGGACGAACCCACTGCCAGCCTCGATCACGCCCATGGCGGGCCGCTCATGGATCTCATGGCGGACCTGGCCGCCGAGCGCGGCGCCACCTTCCTCGTGGCCAGCCATGACCCCGCCGTCATCGCCCGGGCGAACCACATCTTTCGCCTCATGGATGGCAAGCTCGTCGGCGAGGAGAACCGGTGA
- a CDS encoding FtsX-like permease family protein — protein MILARLALRNLLRQRRRTALTLMVVVAGFLALSLAGGFMAQTFQGLSDAAIRGGLGHLQVMPPGPLEGDEAQSLERALPDGEALALKLRQDPAVAEVLPRIQFMGLLSSGAKSVAFLGTAVDPVLEPKHMACLDSLKDGAKAPGGTGSRWLSADPSAREVVLGAGLARALGASVGSSLTLMSTTRDGALNAVDVEVVGLQDLGLRELNDRVLTASLGTAGQLLDAGAARSRLSVVLKRPQDTAAEQGRIQALLPETSVKPWFELASFYRQVKLLYFAIFGFMGLVLFLVVLLATVNTLLMSVMERVREFGVLRAMGLQPGQLLKLLQWEGAFLGFMGSALGLAATLLLRAGLNALHLQMPAPPGTSHGYELNIHFVPAVYAIVALGLQATLQVSALFPGLKAARLRIVEALRHV, from the coding sequence GTGATCCTCGCGCGCCTGGCCCTCCGCAACCTGCTGCGTCAGCGGCGACGCACGGCCCTCACGCTCATGGTGGTGGTGGCGGGCTTCCTCGCCCTGAGCCTGGCCGGGGGCTTCATGGCCCAGACCTTCCAGGGGCTATCCGATGCCGCCATCCGCGGGGGCCTGGGCCACCTCCAGGTCATGCCCCCTGGCCCCCTGGAGGGCGACGAGGCTCAGAGTCTGGAGCGGGCCCTGCCCGACGGGGAGGCGCTGGCCTTGAAGCTGCGCCAGGATCCGGCCGTGGCCGAGGTGCTGCCCCGCATCCAGTTCATGGGCCTGCTGTCCAGCGGTGCGAAGAGCGTGGCCTTCCTCGGCACGGCCGTGGATCCGGTGCTGGAGCCGAAGCACATGGCCTGCCTCGATTCGCTGAAGGATGGTGCGAAAGCGCCCGGCGGCACCGGTTCCCGGTGGCTCTCTGCCGATCCCTCCGCCCGGGAGGTGGTCCTCGGCGCGGGCCTGGCCCGGGCCCTGGGTGCCTCGGTGGGCAGCTCGCTCACCCTGATGTCCACCACCCGGGACGGCGCGCTGAACGCCGTGGATGTGGAGGTCGTGGGTCTCCAGGACCTCGGGCTTCGCGAACTCAACGATCGGGTCCTCACCGCAAGCCTGGGCACCGCGGGGCAACTCCTGGATGCAGGGGCGGCCCGGTCACGGCTGTCCGTCGTCCTGAAGCGCCCCCAGGACACCGCCGCCGAGCAGGGGCGGATCCAGGCCCTGCTTCCGGAAACCTCCGTGAAGCCCTGGTTCGAGCTGGCCTCCTTCTACCGGCAGGTGAAGCTGCTCTACTTCGCCATCTTCGGCTTCATGGGCCTGGTGCTGTTCCTGGTGGTGCTGCTGGCCACGGTCAACACCCTTCTGATGTCGGTCATGGAGCGGGTACGCGAGTTCGGCGTCCTGCGGGCCATGGGCCTTCAGCCGGGGCAGCTGCTGAAGCTGCTCCAGTGGGAGGGGGCCTTCCTGGGCTTCATGGGCAGTGCCCTGGGCCTGGCGGCCACGCTGCTGCTGCGGGCGGGGCTCAACGCCCTCCACCTCCAGATGCCCGCCCCTCCTGGCACCAGCCACGGCTACGAACTGAACATCCACTTCGTCCCCGCCGTCTACGCCATCGTGGCCCTGGGTCTGCAGGCGACCCTCCAGGTGAGCGCCCTCTTCCCGGGCCTCAAGGCCGCTCGGCTGCGCATCGTGGAGGCGCTGAGACATGTCTGA
- a CDS encoding phosphatidylglycerophosphatase A — translation MSEEQTSVLSPQSSGKKAPRVAWWLATGFGSGYLRPAPGTWGSLAGLGAWLMLVLSLRGRTGGPWLLLAAPLALTLLATWAAGCVVAETGQKDPSFIVIDEWAGLWFALTPLLLMVTIQPQPWSLWTARLVTPFLLFRLFDIWKPGPVDTAQRLPGGWGVVMDDVLAGLLAALLVWPLDQWLGAQSLLHPELWR, via the coding sequence ATGTCTGAAGAACAGACCTCAGTCCTCAGTCCTCAGTCCTCAGGAAAGAAGGCGCCGCGAGTCGCCTGGTGGCTGGCCACGGGGTTCGGCAGCGGGTATCTGAGGCCGGCTCCGGGCACCTGGGGCAGTCTGGCCGGGCTGGGCGCCTGGCTGATGCTGGTGCTCAGCCTGCGCGGCCGGACCGGGGGACCCTGGCTCCTGCTGGCGGCCCCCCTGGCCCTCACCCTGCTGGCCACCTGGGCGGCGGGATGTGTCGTGGCGGAGACGGGCCAGAAGGACCCCTCGTTCATCGTGATCGACGAGTGGGCGGGCCTCTGGTTCGCGCTCACCCCGCTGCTCCTCATGGTCACGATCCAGCCCCAGCCCTGGAGCCTGTGGACCGCCCGGCTGGTGACGCCCTTCCTGCTCTTCCGCCTCTTCGACATCTGGAAGCCCGGCCCCGTGGACACCGCCCAGCGCCTGCCCGGGGGCTGGGGCGTGGTCATGGACGATGTGCTGGCAGGCCTGCTCGCCGCCCTCCTCGTGTGGCCCCTGGACCAGTGGCTGGGTGCCCAGTCGCTGCTGCACCCGGAGCTGTGGCGCTAG
- a CDS encoding DNA repair helicase XPB → MIALRPDNPLIVQSDRTLLLEVAHPDFEQVRDELARFAELVKSPEHIHTYRITPLSLWNASASGVACADILDTLNTWSKYPVPQNLLQEIEDHGTRYGKLRLVAKGDRLALEMDDRGLFWELENQKSLFGLLAEPYPDEKGIFLHTGMRGEVKLQLIRLGHPVQDMAGYKPGDPLPFELSPITKQNGKPFGLRHYQQAAVDVFHAGGGPDGGAGVLVLPCGAGKTVIGIGCMGSLQTHTLVLTTNGTAVKQWKQELLDKTTLTEDQVGLYTGDTKEIKPVTIATYQILTYRRSKTGPFEHFKLFEAANWGLVIYDEVHMLPAPVFRAVAELQAKRRLGLTATLVREDGKEEDVFSLIGPKRVDVPWKMLEKDGFIATAHCLEIRVPLPTDERMEYAVADQRQRFRIASENSLKLAVMDELLAGHPKDNILVIGQYLEQLRIIGERLGAPVLTGQTPEKEREVLFRQFREGQLRVLIVSKVANFAIDLPDASVAIQVSGTFGSRQEEAQRLGRILRPKGERNVSYFYSLISSETTEQEFARNRQLFLTEQGYRYLIESRRFDDTGHLNEPAVWKRLLEETAG, encoded by the coding sequence GTGATCGCCCTCCGACCCGACAATCCCCTGATCGTCCAGAGCGATCGCACCCTGCTGCTCGAGGTGGCGCACCCTGATTTCGAGCAGGTGCGCGATGAGCTGGCGCGCTTCGCCGAGCTGGTGAAGAGCCCTGAGCACATCCACACCTACCGCATCACGCCCCTGAGTCTCTGGAATGCCTCGGCGTCGGGTGTGGCCTGCGCGGACATCCTCGACACCCTGAACACCTGGTCCAAGTACCCGGTGCCGCAGAACTTGCTGCAGGAGATCGAGGACCACGGCACGCGCTACGGCAAGTTGCGTCTGGTGGCCAAGGGGGATCGCCTGGCACTGGAGATGGATGACCGGGGCCTCTTCTGGGAGCTGGAGAACCAGAAGTCCCTGTTCGGGCTGCTGGCGGAGCCCTATCCGGACGAGAAGGGCATCTTCCTGCACACGGGGATGCGCGGCGAGGTGAAGCTGCAACTCATCCGCTTGGGCCACCCCGTTCAGGACATGGCCGGCTACAAGCCCGGCGATCCGCTGCCCTTCGAGCTGTCGCCCATCACCAAGCAGAATGGCAAGCCCTTTGGCCTGCGGCACTACCAGCAGGCCGCGGTGGATGTCTTCCACGCGGGGGGAGGGCCCGACGGCGGCGCGGGCGTGCTGGTGCTGCCCTGCGGCGCGGGGAAGACGGTCATCGGCATTGGCTGCATGGGCAGCCTGCAGACGCACACCCTGGTGCTCACCACCAACGGCACTGCCGTGAAGCAGTGGAAACAGGAGCTTCTGGACAAGACCACCCTCACCGAGGACCAGGTGGGCCTCTATACGGGCGACACCAAGGAGATCAAGCCCGTCACCATCGCCACCTACCAGATCCTCACCTACCGCCGAAGCAAGACGGGACCCTTCGAGCACTTCAAGCTCTTCGAGGCCGCCAACTGGGGCCTGGTGATCTACGACGAAGTGCACATGCTGCCCGCGCCGGTGTTCCGTGCGGTGGCTGAGCTCCAGGCCAAGCGGCGCCTGGGCCTCACAGCCACCCTGGTGCGCGAGGACGGCAAGGAAGAAGATGTCTTCAGCCTCATCGGCCCCAAGCGGGTGGATGTGCCCTGGAAGATGCTGGAGAAGGACGGCTTCATCGCCACGGCCCACTGCCTCGAGATCCGGGTACCTCTGCCGACCGACGAGCGCATGGAGTACGCCGTGGCCGACCAGCGCCAGCGCTTCCGCATCGCCTCGGAGAACAGCCTGAAGCTGGCGGTGATGGACGAGCTGCTGGCCGGGCACCCCAAGGACAACATCCTCGTCATCGGCCAGTACCTCGAGCAGCTCCGGATCATCGGTGAGCGCCTGGGGGCGCCGGTGCTCACAGGGCAGACCCCCGAGAAGGAACGGGAGGTGCTCTTCCGGCAGTTCCGCGAAGGCCAGCTGCGGGTGCTCATCGTGAGCAAGGTGGCCAACTTCGCCATCGACCTGCCCGACGCCTCCGTGGCCATCCAGGTGAGCGGCACCTTCGGTTCGCGCCAAGAGGAGGCCCAGCGCTTGGGCCGCATCCTGCGTCCCAAGGGCGAGCGCAATGTGAGCTACTTCTACTCACTCATCAGTAGCGAAACCACCGAGCAGGAATTCGCCCGCAACCGCCAGCTGTTCCTCACGGAGCAGGGCTACCGCTACCTCATCGAGAGCCGCCGTTTCGACGACACGGGCCACCTCAATGAACCCGCCGTCTGGAAGCGGCTGCTGGAAGAAACCGCAGGCTAG